ACCGGTGCGATGAGCTCCTCCAGCATTGATTCCTTGGATTGTTTCTTCATATATTCTCCTAGATTTTAATAAGCTTCAGAAAATACACAAGAGTGGGTTTCCCCACTCTTGTGAAAGACTTATTTAGTTTCACAAACAAAACCGAGATGGTTTTAGTTAACAATCAAATCACTTCTGGCTAAACTGCCATGATTTCCGCTTCTTTTTCCTTCAGCACACCTTCGATGTTTTTCACTTCATCATCGGTCAGCTTCTGAATTTCTTTTTCGCCCTGGTGCAGTTCATCCTCACTGATCAGACCTTCCTTCTCAGCGTCTTTCAGATCCTGTACCGCTTTACGGCGTATGTTACGCATGGCAACCTTACATTCTTCCCCGTACTTTTTGGTTAACTTAACCAACTCTTTACGGCGTTCTTCCGTTAGCTCCGGCACGATCAGACGAATGATTTTGCCATCGTTAGATGGATTAAAGCCCAGATCAGCGGTCAAAATAGCCTTTTCGATCGCGGAGATCGAGGTGCTGTCATAAGGCTGAATGGTAATCATACGCGCTTCAGGCACTGCCACACTTGCCAGCTGGTTGATGGCTGTCGGCGCACCATAGTAATCAACCGTAACCTTATCCAGAATATGGGGGTTCGCACGGCCTGCTCTCAGACCTCCCAAACTCTCATTTAAGTTAT
The DNA window shown above is from Eubacterium limosum and carries:
- the frr gene encoding ribosome recycling factor translates to MLNEIKDRANDKMQKALNNLNESLGGLRAGRANPHILDKVTVDYYGAPTAINQLASVAVPEARMITIQPYDSTSISAIEKAILTADLGFNPSNDGKIIRLIVPELTEERRKELVKLTKKYGEECKVAMRNIRRKAVQDLKDAEKEGLISEDELHQGEKEIQKLTDDEVKNIEGVLKEKEAEIMAV